A genomic segment from Nitrospira sp. SG-bin1 encodes:
- the ureC gene encoding urease subunit alpha (ureases catalyze the hydrolysis of urea into ammonia and carbon dioxide; in Helicobacter pylori the ammonia released plays a key role in bacterial survival by neutralizing acids when colonizing the gastric mucosa; the holoenzyme is composed of 3 ureC (alpha) and 3 ureAB (gamma/beta) subunits): MKIPRKQYAALYGPTTGDRVRLADTELIIEVEKDFTAYGEEAVFGGGKVIRDGMGQSPRATSANGALDTVITNALILDYTGIVKADIGIKDGRIAGIGKAGNSDLMPNVTKGMEIGAGTEVIAGEGHIVTAGGIDTHIHFICPQQYWDALSAGITTMIGGGTGPATGTNATTCTPGPWNILRMLEASDGIPMNLGFLGKGNSSHPEGLNEQVEAGAIGLKLHEDWGTTPAAIDTCLSVAERYDVQVAIHTDTLNEAGFVEDTIKAFKGRTIHSFHTEGAGGGHAPDIIKVCGEPNVLPSSTNPTMPFTANTMDEHLDMLMVCHHLNPRIPEDVAFAESRIRRETIAAEDILHDLGAISIMSSDSQAMGRIGEVIIRTWQNAHKMKVQRGHLSPSGGKESIQNDNFRAKRYVAKYTINPAITHGIAHEVGSVEVGKFADLVLWKPAFFGVKPEMVLKGGFIAQAQMGDPNASIPTPEPIISRPMFGAFGRALSSTSLTFLSQAGLDRGVPKKLGLQKRVAAVKSCRSVKKRDLKLNDYLPNIEVDPETYVVTADGVRLTCEPAAVLPMAQRYFLF; encoded by the coding sequence GTGAAAATTCCACGAAAGCAGTATGCCGCACTATACGGTCCGACCACGGGCGATCGTGTCCGGCTGGCTGATACGGAATTGATTATCGAAGTCGAGAAGGATTTCACCGCCTATGGAGAAGAGGCCGTGTTCGGAGGCGGTAAGGTGATTCGGGATGGAATGGGCCAATCGCCAAGAGCGACAAGCGCGAATGGCGCGCTCGACACCGTGATCACGAATGCCCTCATACTGGATTACACCGGGATCGTGAAAGCGGATATAGGGATCAAGGATGGACGAATCGCCGGTATTGGGAAGGCGGGAAATTCGGATCTGATGCCGAACGTGACCAAGGGCATGGAGATCGGGGCCGGAACAGAAGTCATCGCCGGTGAAGGCCATATCGTGACGGCAGGCGGCATCGATACCCACATCCACTTCATTTGCCCGCAACAATATTGGGATGCCTTGTCTGCCGGCATTACGACCATGATCGGCGGCGGCACCGGTCCGGCGACTGGGACCAACGCCACAACTTGCACACCGGGACCGTGGAATATCCTTCGCATGCTCGAAGCCTCGGACGGGATCCCTATGAACCTAGGATTTCTGGGCAAAGGCAATTCGTCCCATCCGGAGGGGTTGAACGAGCAGGTCGAAGCGGGCGCCATCGGCCTCAAACTGCATGAAGATTGGGGGACGACGCCGGCCGCGATCGATACCTGTTTGAGTGTAGCGGAGCGTTATGATGTACAGGTCGCCATCCATACCGATACGCTGAATGAGGCGGGTTTTGTGGAGGACACGATCAAGGCCTTCAAGGGGAGAACGATTCACTCCTTCCATACAGAAGGAGCGGGCGGTGGACATGCACCGGATATCATCAAGGTGTGTGGTGAGCCGAACGTGCTGCCTTCGTCGACCAACCCCACGATGCCCTTTACGGCCAACACGATGGATGAGCATCTCGACATGTTGATGGTGTGCCATCATTTGAACCCACGAATTCCGGAAGATGTGGCGTTCGCGGAGTCCCGCATCCGGCGGGAAACCATCGCGGCGGAAGACATTCTCCACGATCTGGGCGCCATCAGCATCATGTCGTCCGACTCGCAAGCCATGGGCCGTATCGGAGAAGTCATCATCCGGACCTGGCAAAACGCCCACAAAATGAAGGTCCAGCGGGGCCATCTGTCACCGAGTGGAGGGAAGGAGTCGATCCAGAATGACAACTTCCGCGCCAAACGGTACGTGGCCAAGTACACAATCAACCCAGCCATCACTCATGGGATCGCGCACGAGGTCGGATCCGTGGAGGTTGGAAAGTTCGCCGATCTGGTACTCTGGAAGCCGGCATTTTTCGGGGTCAAGCCGGAGATGGTGTTAAAGGGTGGATTTATCGCTCAAGCTCAGATGGGTGATCCCAACGCATCGATCCCTACGCCGGAACCGATCATCAGCCGACCCATGTTTGGTGCCTTTGGAAGGGCGTTGTCCAGCACCAGTCTGACGTTCTTGTCGCAGGCAGGGCTGGATCGAGGTGTCCCGAAGAAGCTTGGGCTGCAGAAGCGTGTCGCAGCGGTGAAGAGCTGCCGCAGCGTGAAAAAACGAGATCTCAAGCTGAACGATTATCTGCCGAACATCGAGGTTGATCCTGAAACCTACGTGGTGACGGCGGACGGTGTGCGGCTGACCTGTGAACCAGCCGCAGTGCTCCCGATGGCACAGCGATATTTCTTGTTCTAA
- a CDS encoding urease accessory protein UreG: MHDLNREHSHNWTPTQARKQGIPVMGIGGPVGSGKTALVEALCQRLRDRYSLAAVTNDIFTKIDAEILTKRAALPVDRILGVETGGCPHTAIREDASHNQEAIDDLLRRHPDVELIFLESGGDNLAATFSPELVDHVIYVIDVSGGDKIPRKGGPGITRSDFLVINKMDLAPHVRADLSVMDRDTRKMRGDLPFAFTNILSGEGLDTVVAWVEQRIPQRAGRS, from the coding sequence ATGCATGACCTGAATCGTGAACACAGTCATAACTGGACTCCCACTCAAGCACGCAAACAAGGCATCCCGGTCATGGGGATCGGCGGCCCCGTTGGATCGGGGAAGACGGCGCTCGTCGAGGCGCTCTGTCAGCGGTTGCGCGATCGCTACAGCCTTGCCGCGGTGACGAACGATATTTTCACCAAGATCGACGCGGAAATTCTGACCAAACGTGCTGCGTTACCGGTTGACCGGATTCTCGGTGTGGAAACAGGCGGGTGTCCGCACACGGCGATTCGGGAAGACGCCTCGCATAACCAGGAAGCCATTGACGATTTGCTGCGCCGGCATCCTGACGTCGAACTGATTTTTCTAGAAAGCGGCGGCGACAATCTGGCGGCGACCTTCAGCCCCGAACTGGTGGACCATGTCATTTATGTCATCGATGTGTCGGGAGGCGACAAGATCCCACGGAAGGGAGGTCCCGGGATCACGCGATCCGATTTCCTCGTCATCAATAAGATGGACTTAGCGCCCCATGTACGTGCGGATCTCTCCGTCATGGATCGGGATACCCGCAAGATGCGGGGTGATCTTCCTTTCGCGTTCACCAACATTCTTTCAGGGGAGGGACTGGATACGGTCGTGGCCTGGGTCGAGCAGCGTATCCCGCAACGGGCCGGACGTTCGTGA
- a CDS encoding Urease subunit beta: protein MAKPVVPGEVLAGAGDVEAFKGRETKELIVKNAADRPIQVGSHCHFFESNHALKFDREQAFGFRLCIPAGTAVRFEPGEEKRVTVVALAGKRVAYGINGLTEGSLDDAQIKTRALSLVGDRGFSGKGGAR, encoded by the coding sequence TTGGCCAAGCCGGTCGTCCCGGGTGAGGTGTTGGCCGGTGCCGGCGATGTAGAGGCCTTCAAGGGCCGCGAGACAAAGGAATTGATCGTCAAGAATGCAGCTGATCGACCCATTCAAGTCGGTTCCCATTGCCACTTCTTCGAGTCCAATCACGCGCTCAAGTTCGATCGTGAGCAGGCCTTCGGGTTCCGCCTCTGCATTCCCGCCGGCACGGCGGTTAGGTTCGAGCCGGGAGAAGAAAAACGAGTGACGGTCGTAGCTCTGGCCGGGAAGCGAGTCGCCTATGGCATCAACGGATTGACCGAAGGATCGCTGGACGATGCACAGATCAAGACTCGAGCGCTGTCGCTCGTGGGTGATCGCGGATTCTCTGGAAAAGGAGGGGCACGGTGA